The Triticum urartu cultivar G1812 unplaced genomic scaffold, Tu2.1 TuUngrouped_contig_6158, whole genome shotgun sequence genome contains a region encoding:
- the LOC125530222 gene encoding transcription initiation factor TFIID subunit 9-like, whose translation MVFLALSEAVWRQKIYRRLRDVLGDAQVYADHAAKPQLDADDVRLAIQAKVNFSFSQPPPREVLLELARSRNKIPLPKSIAPPGSIPLPPEQDTLLSENYQLLPALKPPAQTEEAEDDNEGADAIPANPSPNYSQDQRGSEQHQSQSQSQRVSFQLNAVAAAAAKRPLVTIDQLNMG comes from the exons GCAAAAAATATATCGACGCCTGAGGGACGTGCTCGGCGACGCGCAGGTCTACGCCGACCACGCCGCCAAGCCCCAGCTCGACGCCGACGATGTCCGCCTCGCCATCCAGGCCAAGGTCAACTTCTCCTTctcccagccgccgccccgcGAG GTTCTACTCGAGTTGGCACGCAGCCGGAACAAGATCCCGCTGCCCAAGTCTATCGCTCCACCTGGCTCGATTCCTCTGCCACCTGAGCAGGACACTTTGTTGAGTGAAAACTACCAGCTCCTACCCGCACTGAAGCCACCAGCTCAGACTGAAGAGGCAGAAGATGACAATGAGGGAGCCGACGCAATCCCTGCCAATCCTAGTCCAAACTATTCGCAGGATCAGAGGGGCAGCGAGCAACATCAGAGCCAGAGCCAGAGCCAGAGGGTTTCTTTCCAACTGAACGCGGTGGCTGCCGCGGCTGCAAAGCGCCCTCTAGTGACAATTGATCAGTTGAACATGGGCTAA